The nucleotide sequence cactagatgattctgatttaatggttcgttcctcaacaatctctgtttgaatgattggtggttccgaaggaaagtttagtggttcaggatctacgaaccgttcctgaatattctccggattctcaattgtgaggtcgggttcaaaaaatggattatcggaaatttgaactgcagtacttggtcgactggatgacgattctaaagaaaaatcaacggcagtaatatttgctaaatgtcttgatctagttacaggtggtgaacgtacaaaaggtggtgaacgtcttgctcggtgcattcactgaatatcctattagtttttaaaaggaaagaaaaattataataagttatccaatcaatagacttttctgattttacccacgtttcgaatagccaaaagatgcagcagaggggcaggattcgtttggtctcaatataattgaggactgtttggcttcaataacccggtccacgtacaaatccaactattactacgaaccagaaaattttgatgtctattaatttaaccacttaaaataaattttcgtaattttaagaaatttagataagaagtagaataaaaatctatgtcctaaaactagaatagcgagaaataagaaagaaaaagagttcgtcgaaaaaggtcgaaaaagaaaaatggttgaaaaataaaaggtgacggaaaaatagaagaaacttataaaacttaaaaatacttgactaacctaaccttattactacaactaacttaaaattataatcgcaaattgagataactaattggaatgataattggtacatagtaaaaggtgtctaaaaatattaaagcttacaggaaaaactatatcccaaatggaaataacttaaaaagaaactaaaacttaaaaaggcgtcgcaaaattctaaagcacctaaatcttagtctaaataaaaagcacttaaggaattctacggcaaagcctaaaaatctagaagtaaaaataactatggcaaaaactatgtttaaaactaaatatgagctaaaaatacaaatattacgctaaaacgattaaaaagggataaaatataaaaatatacaaaaagttgtaaaaagtacaatttttataaaaatattatttttatattatttatttattaaaactattaattttataaattaattaaactaattaatactaaataatacaaattaaataaaaagaaactaaactaattaataaataaataaaacctattttagggtttttaattaaataataataataataataattattacaccgtaattaatgcctgattagggcttctgtcgcgtgtcagagtacctccgcgagtcgcggtattcaatgcagcaaaccccgcgagtcgcggggttccaaaattcaactctggagcagtttgaaattttacgcgtttttctttatttttttttattttctgttttctgtttttatataaataaaagatatttaaataaaacttatatttttataaactaaaataaaaataaagaaacttataaaacttaaatatttaacaaaatcttaaaaatacttatatttttgtttttctttttatatttttgaataattaaaacgtatttttacaaaaacgaattttaataaaagttaactaaaaatcttttttttatatatagcgttgcgcttccggcgtttaagagagtccccggcagcggcgccaaaaattacttgatgtgcagcggggtagtatataaaatagcttatatttttgtagaaaatactattaaatacgatacaattttacacaagatatttatttatttatagaatggatatacttaaaccttgctacaacacttataggcagtgtacctaatcgtacagtagtgtagtttttagtaagtccggttcgttccacagggaatctttttaaacaaagcttaacgctatattagtttacttttataaaaatacaaatatataagtaatattattattataaaggggggtttttaccgtttaatgaccggtttgtcgattttaaaactttagtcgcagttaaaaccaaatgtaaaatattaaaaataaatacaagacttaaattaaagcataaagtaaataacgataatgaaattgcgattaataaaagtgcgataaaataaacttgcgataattaaaagtgcaattaaatacaataacaataaataaaaatgcgataattagaagtgcaattaaatataaaataaaggaaattaaatatgaaataaaagaattatgcttatttaaacttccgtaatcatgatgtttgacgtgttgattttagttttatgcccatgggttaattgtcctttgtcctggattatttaatatgtccatacggatttgtccataatagtccatcagtcataaatataaagagcgaaagccttcgtcaaattattcttattcccgaagtcaaatattccaactaattggggattcgaattgtaacaaggttttaatactttgtttaatgaatacaccaggttatcgactgcgtgtaaaccaaggttttactactttgttaacaattacaccaattacccttgaatgtaattcacccctgtttcaacaagtttattaactattaattcagttccgtatccggtaaaatgaataattattggtatttatagatatctcgcccaccgtacccagtcaagcgtatgtggttatatataaatacgtcaaattataagtttgtatattaaattaacaaggtattgtttagttaatataaaacccattaatagcccatagtctaatttccacaagtgtcgttcttttgtccaaaccccaattatggtacaaagcccaattatccaattttagtaattagcccaacatcatgattacttcggattaaataagcataataataacttagctacgagacattaatataaaaaggttgaacataacttacaatgattaaaaatagcgtagcgttacacggacaaaatttcgacttacacccttataacattcgctaacatacccttattattagaattataattaaaattaaaatataaattataaatatatatatatatatattttacgtatgaatgaggagaagaaaaagatatatttttacgatcagaatgcgcgagctttatagggagtttctgaaattggggttccgcgactcgcggccattttggccttcaaactccgcgagtcgcggagtttacttttacagctcacacaagcttggctctttgtttaccgacggttttaaatataaatataatatattaaataattataagaattatttaaatattatattatatttatgtgcatagttgacttgtaatttttagtccgttgcgtcgagcgttgagagttgactctggtcccggttccggattttcgaacgtccttgcgtacaattttatattttgtactttgcgttttgaatcttgtactcttgtaatttcgagacgtttcttatcaataattggaatctctttgattgtattctgtacttttgagctttttggtcgtttgcgtcttcaattcgtcgaatctgtcttttgtcttcaccttttattatttaaacgaatatcacttttaaatagaacaattgcaactaaaagcttgtctttcttgaggaataatgctatgaaatatatgttcatttttagcattatcaatcttgttaatgtcggttaccaggtgttcaccatatgaatgatttttatctctatgtatgggatgtatattgaaatatgaaatcttgtggtctattattatgatttgataatatataggttaaacctataactcaccaacatttttgttgacgttttaagcatgtttattctcagttgattattaagagcttccgctgttgcatactaaaataaggacaagatttggagtccatgcttgtatgatattatgtaaaaactgcattcaagaaacttatttttgatgtaatatattcttattgtaaaccattatgtaatggtcgtgtgtaaacggtatattttagattatcattatttgataatctacgtaatgctttttaaacctttatagataaaataaaggttatggttgttttaaaaatgaatgcagtctttgaaaaacgtctcatatagaggtcaaaacctcgcgacgaaatcaattaatatggaacgtttataatcaatctgAACGGGACATTTCCGTTTGttctcgggtattaaagaaatcttccgctgtgcatttgctcattttagagatattgcttggagtcattcatggcatatttcaaaagacgttgcattcaagtcgttgagttcaatagagattattattaagtaaatgacagattaggtcatttatagttggatattatgaaatggtatgcatgcctgtcaatttttgatgtaacgaaagtttgtcttttaaaaacgaatgcaatgtttgtaaaatgtatcatgtagaggtcaaatacctcgcaatgtaatcatatgttattgtattcgtccttatggattaggacgggtcgtctcagtatCCGTACGAATGAAGTGTACGGATGATGTAAACGTACAGATTGGTTCTACGGATGGTGTAAACGTACAGATGAGTTGTATACGTAAGGTTGTGATTTATGGATGGGGTGATGGTATGGATGGGGTTTATACATACGGATAGGAACTAAATGTACGGATCAGTCTACGGATGAGCTTAACGTACGAATAGAAGGTATATCCATACATATGGTGTTCTTGTCTGTGCAGATCAAAAAAACTGCAGAAAACTAGGGTTTTCGTTCCAAATCCATCTCTGACCTAAATTAGTGACGAAAAACTTAATGTATTACGTTAGTTAGACTCAGAAATACCTTTTGAACCCAGAAGCACgatcaaaaacacggatttgatgTGAAAAATTTAAAAATCGATTAAAACCCAAAAACTCTAAATCAAAAATCAGATTCGACCAAAACACGCATGTTTTGACAAACATGGGTCAAATATCACTTTGTAGGATCGTTTAAATGTAATTAAACAATCGTATAATGCCATATCGAGTGCAGAATCCTCGATATAATGTTTTTAGTCGATAACACTTGATTAATTAATCGATTACCTTGAGAAAATAACTGGAACGACTAGGAATCGATTTGGGTTTGTTTATGAGCGACTGGACAATGAACCCGTAATCACTTATTTATAGAGTCTGCCCGTAGGGATGCGTCCTTCATCCATACCAATGTAACTTATCCATGCTACAGTACTCTATCCGTACAGATGTATCTCTCATCCGTACGGATAGATTCTGACAGTATAACTTTAGATTTTGTACGTAGTCCAAATGAACGAGGGCCTTACATTCATGCACCAACAAATACATTAATTATGCATCATTCATAGAGCTCATTCATAATGTTCATCAAACAAATTATTGTCTTTTAGAACTAAGTTCAATCACAACTTTTGAATCatttaacttttaattattatGTTTTGAAACACACGACTGttagagtattagtattattggccCGACCCGATTGCAATGTGGGCTCGGTCCGTTAGAATTTCTAGGGTTATGTACTCTATAAATAGAGGCTACTGTAATCAATAATATTCACGGGTCTGTCATtgtttaacatggtatcagagggtCCGATCCGGATCATGACAAGCTGCTCCCGTCAAATTTCTTTCTTTTTATCCTTCTGGTAGGTTGTAGCCAACTCACGAAGGCTACCATCTTTCTATCTTTCTTATGGATTTTGAAAACCGCGAACTCACAAACTACATGCCGTCAACTAttattctttattattttttttatcctaTTACAAAtgggtgatgattcgtacaccacatatttttagccatacaccaccaaacatgctttacagtgttgtactgtataaCCATGTGAAGCACATttggtggtgtacggctaaaaTTAAGTGGTGTACGAATCACTCCCCATTACAAATACATGCCGCAATCTTTTAAGTTTTCTTTTCGTTTTCTTGCTCCACCGCCATCTTTGATTTCCATCATAATGTTATCTTTTTGTTATTCTTATTTCCCAAGGAAATGCGATTGTTAACCTTTGCgccgaaaaaaaaaaaatacaaacgaaACCATtatcttttctattttttttttttttttactccatATTATCTTAAATTCCCAACCCTAATCGGCGTGGGGCTGAGCCGcatagcttgactaggttccaaaccccgaaaaaaaagAGAAATATAAAAAAAGTCTCTTTTTTTGCAGCGTTGAAGAAGATTGTATCGGCGATAAAAGTTCTAAGCCCAAGTTCTGCTCAACCCTTATGCTAAGCAAAGCAAGCCACGACGTAACAGAAAAAAAAACGCtacggaaaaggaaacgcagtcaaaCAATGCAACCAAATCAGCGAATATCATTCTATTCAGTGCAACAAACAAAGATAAAAAAAATTGTCACTTTTGTTTATTTGTTAACTCCAGTCCAAACTTTTGCGATTTCGCCGTTCGGACTGCGGGGGGAGTGTTAGACTATTAGTATTATTGGCCCGACCCGATTGCATTGTGGGCTCGGTCCATTAGGGTTTCTAGGGTTATGTACTCTATAAATAGAGGCTACTGTAATCAATAATATTCACGGGTCTGTCATTGTTTAACAACGATCCGTATGATTAACCATAAATAGATGATATTGTGTAtcaagctttatatttttttattaaatatttatttaatatataacataaatacTGGACTActttctttttgttttttttttattttttttattttttattatcaaaagcataaaattaaaataaacaacaataataacaacaaaactcaatacaaaTTGAGTGGTGTATGAGGAACGtgcgatgtagacaatcattcttctatccgagaataaaaacaagtcaatttttcacccagagtgaaacactctcaaaagtagagaaagttatCCCTCTCTATtcaacggataaagagattgcttccgagtggacttccggccaataagtaggaattttttttttaaaaatagcaaaataaaattgagacgctatgaaaatggtagaattaaattttcatgagttttaaatcatgtctgaaatttaatttaggctctaataaGTCAAGacgtcaataaatcgacgcttgaagTTGACTCAAAAAATAGAAccgaaattaaaattaaatatctaGTAAATATACAAGTAATGGTAGATTCTATAATCTGTAATCTCCTTGAGTACATTTATTTGAACAAACAACAATGCCTAGCAACTTAAaccaatatacatatacatatacacaatgttgtaaaaaaacccgattactcaccgattaatctccgattaatcatttttaagagcaatccgttccgattttcaaaaatccgtttaattaaatggtcaacgtcaattgatgggtcaaaatcgaatttggtaatcaaagtcggtcaaagtaaaaaatgaTTAACATGAATTTACACTACAACTTCAAAGTTTATGagcaaaatgaataattttagacaattatgttaaagtttattttatATTTATGGGTATTTTCcacatttacacatataatttttgaaatttaatatttaaatgtatatagtacaatccgattaatccacgATTATTctccgaattaccgattaatccttctaaagtcccgaccgattaatccccgaatagcgaattttgcaaccttgcatatacatatacatatacatatacatatacatatacatatacatatacatatacatatacatatacatatacatatacatatacatatacatacatcccTATTACAAATCATTAAATTGTGCAAATTTTGTGAATCTACAATTGAAATGTCAATAAAATTTTCGATCCTACTTAAAATAGTACCAAAATATTTTTGGGTTTTGACTATACAATCATTCTGTTGGTTGTTTCTGGTCAAGAGAACAATATATCAAACTCCTAGTTATCCATCACATATTCAGTATGAATTTATTTTATGCTTACTTTACTACTCAGGTGTAATAATATTGAAACATAAGTGGCAAAACTGAAAAATAAGTTTAAAAAATCTATAGCCATCGCCATACTTGCAAAAAACAAGAGGATCCGATCGGCAATATCCTTCGTATCTTTCTTTGCATTCTTAAATATATCTCGACATCCACCGTAGCCCGTCGCCACGTATGCAACCGTCGCTGCCGCCGGTAAGCCATTCGTAATCTCGTACACGAAATGACCTAGTGCATGTGCAGAAGCTTCTAGGTTTCATTTATTAGTTCATATTACATATTATTCGATTCCTAGGGTTTCGTAATTGATCCAAACTTCGAAAGTTAAAGGCATTTGAGTCAAGTACAATTTGATTTGTATAATTGCTTACTGATCTGTGCTTGTGAGACCTAGAATTAAGCCTGCTTTATCGTTCGTTGATAAACAACAGAATAAATAGAATTGGGGATTTTTTCCCCcctctagggttagggttttagtGGTGAAATTGTGGTCAGTTTGCTATATATGAGCAAATATATGGCGGCAGGAAGAAATGGAGGGTACCGTGATAATGAATTCATAGAGCGTGATTCTAAAGGGGAGTATGAGCGTGTAAGAAACGGTGGTAATCAGGGTTATGCGAGGGGTAAAGATCGTGTTCGTGATAGTAAAGGTGGAGGTAGGGTTAGGCAGAAGGATAATAAAGAAAGGAATATGGTGAATGGTGGAGATTATGGTTCTGTATCTAGGAGTTGTTCAGGTGGAAGTGGTGATGATAGAGTCTTGAGACGTAGTGATCATCGTTTTGGAGTTGGGGATCGAGAACCTGGTGAGTTGTCTAGTGAGAGTGGGTCTGATGAAGGTGTTGATTTGGATACACGTGGGACTAAGAATGACGAGAGTTTTAAGATGGAGAATGATTCTCAGTCAATGTTACTTCCTAAAAAGAGGAAGTTTTCACCTATTGTTTGGGATAGAGATGACAAGGTAGTTAGCAATACAACGGTGACTAGATCTTCACCTGTTATTGTCACATTACCTCCTCCACCTCCATTGCCTAAATCTTACAATCGATCACCTAATTTTGTTCATGAAGCTGTTATACAGAGTTTACCTGTAGAAAGTAGCAGGGTTCAGAGTCTGCATCAGTCTCCAGGTAATTATATGATTGATATCAGGAAGGATGAATCTTTTGAATTAGAACCAGATGTTGTTCAGGAAGAGTATGTAGGTTTATCTTCTTCATTTGCTCAGGAAAAGAATACAGGACAGACAGAAATTGAGGATTATGTGTCCACACGAACAATAAGATCATCTCGGTGGGCAGATGCTGATTTTTCACCTGATGAAGATGAACATTTTGATGCATCAGCTGATAATAGGACCCAGCAGAGGAAAGAATCGATACGTGGGTCAGTTGAATTTGGATCAACACGAAAGCAGTCTTCAAGTCCAGAGGCTGGTGAGCATCTTAGAGAAGGGTCTTTAAGTATGGATGAAGATGGTTACCATGTTAGGTCTTTAAGTATGGACGATTTTGGAAATAGTGATTATGAAACGAAGGATTACACGGAGATCAATGATGAACACAACAAAGATGATGATAGTCTATGTCAATCGGAACCAGATTCTGAAAATGGAGATGGTTTTCAGGGTACACAAGATCCGGTGGGCCCGCCTCAAAGAACTGTGAATATGCTGCTAGGTTGTAGAAGTGTTGATGAGTTTGAAAGACTGAACAAGATAGACGAAGGTACATATGGGGTTGTTTATAGGGCGAAAGATAAGAAAACTGGAGAAGTTGTTGCTTTAAAAAAGGTCAAAATGGAGAAAGAAAGGGAAGGGTTTCCTTTGACTGCTTTAAGAGAAATAAATATTCTTCTCTCATTTCATCATCCTTCAATTGTGGATGTTAAGGAAGTGGTTGTTGGGGGCAATCTTGACAGTATTTTTATGGTAATGGAGTACATGGAACATGATCTTAAGGCACTAATGGAGACAATGAAACAACCTTTTAGTCAAAGTGAAGTCAAATGTCTCATGCTTCAGTTATTGGAGGGAACAAAATATCTTCACGACAATTGGGTACTTCATCGAGATTtaaaaacttcaaatttacttATGAATAATAGAGGTGAGTTAAAGATTTGTGACTTTGGATTGGCTCGTCAATATGGGAGTCCTCTAAAACCTTACACTCATTTGGTGGTGACTCTTTGGTACAGGTGAGTGGCAACTTTTCCCTTTTTTATATGTAAGATTCAAGTTTGTCTATGCAACTCTGTTATTTTTAGTATCTCTTATCACTTTCATATTTATGTTTATATCTAATATGCTGCGTTAGTTGCTTACTTGGCAATTGTTATAATTAGATGTGCTCAATAAGTGTTCGATATTGCAGTTTGTTTACATTATAGTTGTATGAGATAGTTGGCGCTTATCACATGTTTTATATCATAATTTTATATTAGTTTGCTTTAATATGTGTTTAGGGCACCTGAACTTCTACTTGGAACAAAATTGTATTCTACTGCTATTGATATGTGGTCATTGGGCTGTATCATGGCTGAACTATTATCAAAGCAACCACTTTTTAATGGGAAAACAGAATTTGACCAGCTTGACAAGGTGAATTGACCACA is from Rutidosis leptorrhynchoides isolate AG116_Rl617_1_P2 chromosome 10, CSIRO_AGI_Rlap_v1, whole genome shotgun sequence and encodes:
- the LOC139873653 gene encoding cyclin-dependent kinase G-2-like, encoding MSKYMAAGRNGGYRDNEFIERDSKGEYERVRNGGNQGYARGKDRVRDSKGGGRVRQKDNKERNMVNGGDYGSVSRSCSGGSGDDRVLRRSDHRFGVGDREPGELSSESGSDEGVDLDTRGTKNDESFKMENDSQSMLLPKKRKFSPIVWDRDDKVVSNTTVTRSSPVIVTLPPPPPLPKSYNRSPNFVHEAVIQSLPVESSRVQSLHQSPGNYMIDIRKDESFELEPDVVQEEYVGLSSSFAQEKNTGQTEIEDYVSTRTIRSSRWADADFSPDEDEHFDASADNRTQQRKESIRGSVEFGSTRKQSSSPEAGEHLREGSLSMDEDGYHVRSLSMDDFGNSDYETKDYTEINDEHNKDDDSLCQSEPDSENGDGFQGTQDPVGPPQRTVNMLLGCRSVDEFERLNKIDEGTYGVVYRAKDKKTGEVVALKKVKMEKEREGFPLTALREINILLSFHHPSIVDVKEVVVGGNLDSIFMVMEYMEHDLKALMETMKQPFSQSEVKCLMLQLLEGTKYLHDNWVLHRDLKTSNLLMNNRGELKICDFGLARQYGSPLKPYTHLVVTLWYRAPELLLGTKLYSTAIDMWSLGCIMAELLSKQPLFNGKTEFDQLDKIFKTLGTPNEAIWPGYSKLPGVKVNFVKHQYNLLRRKFPATSFTGSPVLSDAGFDLLNKLLTYDPEKRITAEAALNHDWFREVPLPKSKDFMPTFPAQHAQDRRTRRVMKSPDPLEEQRRKELHQAEFGTGGLFG